The Osmerus eperlanus chromosome 1, fOsmEpe2.1, whole genome shotgun sequence genome includes the window GAGGTGGTCTCCCTGGCTGGTTATGGTTGATGTTGTCATGAGCACTCAGTAAAATCAGGCTGCCCCTCTTTACAGCCCCAGACCCCAGGGACAGGCAGGGGGATGGCTGGGCCGGACTGTGGATCTAAACCATCCATCATGGCTTCAATACAGGGAGACTGAAGTGAAGCTATGCATCATCTGTGTGATGCATGAGAGGGAACAGATCTGAGACTGGAAACAGAGTAGAGAAGCTGCTTTTTCAAATCCATACAAACATACCATGTCTTCCATCATCCCCAACACTTAAGCGATGATGCCGCATGTGTGCGGAGCAAGGTGGATATGTGCAGTCTGACTGCCAGTGTGttaatgtgtctgtgtatgtaggtgtgttaatgtgtatgtgtatgtaggtgtgttaatgtgtctgtgtatgtaggtgtgttaatgtgtctgtgtatgtaggtgtgttaatgtgtatgtgtatgtaggtgtgttaatgtgtatgtgtatgtaggtgtgttaatgtgtctgtgtatgtaggtGTTGGAAGCAAAGGGGTGTGGTAGTCATTGCGTGAGACAACACGCCtataggctctctctctctctgatcactAGCTAGTTTCTCCACGCAACGGGACTCTCAACCCACGGCCTTCACACTGCCTGTGGCTATATCATCTCtccttctgagtgtgtgttgtgtgtgttgtgtgtgtgtgtttgtgttgtgtggcgCTGTGTTTCTCTGCATGGTTGTAGGTCTTGTTTTGGGAAATAGGCTGTGTGcccttgtgctgtgtgtgtgtgtgtatgcgtgcgtgtgtatgcgtgcgtgtgtatgcgtgcgtgtttatgcgtgcgtgtgtatgcgtgcgtgcgtgtgtatgtttgatTGTGTCATTCTGTCCTTTCCTGTCTTACCTGCCATGATTAAAAGACAGCATCTGCGAATACTAGCTGTTCCAGACGCACACATTCACTGGTAAGCTTAACTGCTCCTTGGGGACAACTCAACATCACTCTCtagtggctgagtggttagaggTTTCAGCTCTAATATCTGCAGCCAGAATATGGTACTATGAACATTTCTTACAATATATAAAGCATTTGCTTTTCAGAAACACGTACATGACATCAAAAACATAGTAATACAACTTCAGGTTCAGGGTCATAGGAAACGACATGGTTCAGGCTCATAAATACAATACAAAGGTGTTCTCTTAGGAATTTAATAACATGTTTCTAGGactaaatgacacacacacaggcctacagACAGGCACTAGTTATCTGGTTATCTATCCCAGGAGATTCACTGATACATAGTTCAAGGTTGGATAGTTGCAGACTGACCCAAACATTACAAAGATGAGAGAGATAGGCTGCCCGTCAAGCTATGATTACAGGACCACTAAATAACTCACAGCCAGCATTATAAAAACACAACATCACGTTGTTGACCGCGCAATTAGTCTAGTGGTTGCGTGCGTGTCGAGGAATCCCACTTCGCATCTTAACGGGCGATTTCGTGCTTAACACCGTTTAttttcccctggtgtgtgtgtgtatgtgtgagtgtatctgtgtgtatgtgtgagtgtatgtgtgtgtgtgtgtgggcgcgcgcgtgcatgtgtgcgtgtatgtaacGACAGAGAGCTGAGAAAGCATCTGAATTCCTCCAGCGTGAACCACTCACATCCCATCCCCTCACAACCCATCCTTTCAGACTCCAAGCCTCTAACGCTTAAGAGCGTAAACCCGCTACTCTGGGGAAATACTGACACGGAAAGGAAGGATGAAAACATAATTGTCACGCATACCCACAAGATAACTCTGCTTCCGTTATTTCAGCTTTCGATAACCGTTCTACTGCTAGCTGAAGTCGCTGGTTCTCATCATCAGCGTCCGTGTTTTCAGGACGGGATAGGCACAGGAGCAGAAAGGGAAAGCCCCCGCGTCTCTATcaacctccatcccttcatctccgCGTCTGAACCTTAAGTACCGTGTCTCTTTTCGAGGTCAACAAACACATATATTATCGTTATTTCTCTCTTACCTTCCGGCTTGTTTTCCGGCAGCCATTTCCCCTCCGCgcgcctcatccctcctcctcctcctcctcctcgcgacCTGGGGGGGACCACGCGCGTGCACAACGAGGACAGCTCAAGGAGGGGGGCGGGATGGAAGGGGGACGAGCCCGCTGTACGCAGTGACACTATTGGTCCAAGGTGTGATGACTGACAGCGGGGCTCCGTGATGCCTCATGAACTCGCGAAATCCATATCGCTTTGTATGCGTTCATCCCTGCCTTGTATCTATCCtagcccccgccccctccgcctccgcctccccctctctctctctctctctctctctctctctctctctctctctctctctctctctctctctctctctctctctctctctctctctctgacaaccTACTGTACGTCACTGGACGATATCTGTATTCGAGGACACCTTGACAGTCTTCAGCAAGATGCTGGACACTGTTCTCGTGCTATCTGCTCAACAATAACAAGGTCATTCAAACTAAATTGCTAAATGAAACATGCAACCAAATTTAAAGTATTCGCAGCTCCTTACTATGTCATACTCGCTTTAATGAAAGCCGCCTGTGTGATATTGGCTGGAGTCGAGCCTCTCTAGCCTGCTAATGAAGGCTGTGTGCTTCAAAAAGCGCGTGGGCATGCTGTCGCTGTCACTCACTGATGGTGCTGAAGCTAGTGGTGCTGAAAGGACAGCTTCTCACGCGCCCCCAGGCTGGACGCGTGGCGCTAATGACTGAAAACGTACCATATCGATTTCACATCTGAGTTGAGACTCAGAATAAGTTTCTGACATTCTTACATCAACATAGCTCTTGTGGAGTTTGTTAAGGCTAATGGGATAAATACATGCTtcggaaaaaataaaataaaaatagagcCTTTATCTCAAGGCAAGTAAGATGTGATACAGCAAGCTTGGTGTGATCAAGAGTTGAATTAGAAAGCATGACTTAGAATTGTGTAAGCGTTAATGAGGTGGCAGAAATCATATGATGCATCTGACGACTTTTAAAATACTATATCATATTAATTGTAGATAAAAGATCAGTGAATGACCAGTGTTCGTGGCACAAGTGATGTTAAGGAGGACGGTCCATTAGATTAGGGAAGGTTGGATATTGGCTGAAGTAACCATGAAAGATTAAGTGAAAGCTctgtgaggcaggaggagagaggtggctaGTAATTGCAAGATGGTTTAAATGAGAGGGGTTGAGAATGGGTTGAGTGATGAAGCAGATAGAAGAGGAGATAAAGAGGACACCGGGGAGACTGGTCAAGCTGTAGgtccagaaagacagagatcacTAAGACGAGAGCAGAGGAGTCTGTCACAAACTGGCTAGGGTCTGCCTGGCCACATGAAGGCGCCATTGCAATCACTCACAGACCAATGAGCTTCCAGAAAGCTTGCGGAGTGGGCGGGGTAGGAAGAGCGCAAACATGGCGACGTCCTTAGATGATGATCTAGAATTGGATAACGAAGATTATTATTCTCTCCTAAACGTCAGGAAAGAGGTATGATTATTTTTGAGATATTGTTTCTCACAATTTCATCCCAAAATGTTGTATTTTTTGTAGTAAGTGTTCGTGTTGATAAATCCCCCCGTTGCCAAGCCAGCCGGTCGGTCCAGTTACGTCCATAGGTTAAATAACCTCATATCATCCCAAGCATCTGCTTGCTTGGATGTCACCTGCAGCGTTCATAGATATATCAATGAACGATTAAAGTGTTTTGTAGCTAACTGGAATATCGATTAAACATGCATTGCCTGCAGCAGCAACCATAGCTTGCTAGCTACCGTTAGTATAATGTATTTATAACGGTGAGTGTCTCGGTAATGGACAGTTCTACGCCCTTAATTAAAATGTCTTGTAAAACAAGGGTTTATTATTGTGCATCCCCGGGTTTACTACCCCTCTATTCCATGGTATCACCCAGACTTAGAAATAATAACTAGCTTGACATTAGGACCGCATTTAATGATGTGAACAGTTCCTTCTAAGCATTAGACGTTTGGCTAAACTTAGACTGCATAATAATACTGCCCGTCGTTCTGCTTCTAGGCCACTCAGGAGGAACTGAAGGCTTCCTACAGGCGGCTGTGTATGCTCTATCACCCAGACAAGCACAGAGACCCCCAGCTCAAACAGCAGGCTGAGCAGCTATTTAACCAGGTGCACCAGGCTTATGAGGGTAAGCAGCAGACTGGACACACCcatcctcacccacacacactgtacatagaCTGAGTTCACACTTTGTTGTaacatctttttttctctctctctctctcttttttttctctctcgctctttctctctctctcccagtattGAGTGACCCTCAGTCCAGGGCCATCTATGATATCTTTGGAAAGAAAGGTCTTGAGGTGGAAGGATGGGAGGTATGTCCTTGGGTGTCTGGGTTTGTATGCAACTGTGCATGTGCAGGGATTGAAAGTTAATTGTAGAACGTACAATTCAAGATTTTCAAATAGAATctatcgtgtgtgtttgtatgttatatggtgtgtgtgtgtgttgtctgtgtaggtggtggagaggaagaggactcCAGCAGAGATCCGTGAGGAGTATGAAAGGctgcagaaggaaagagaggaaaggaggctaCAACAGAGAACCAAccccaaggtacacacacacacacacacacacacactcaaatgtaCTTGTTGTTACATAGATTGAACCTGGTCTAATACTGTACCAAAGATGACTCATTTCTTCTGTTTCCCCCTCTCAGGGCACCATCAGTGTTGGAGTAGACGCCACAGACCTGTTTGACCGTTATGACGAGGACTTTGAGGAGGCTCCAGGAGGAGGGTTCCCTCACATCGAGATAAACAAGATGCACATCTCCCAGTCTATAGAGGTACAGTACACAAGATGCACATCTCCCAGTCTATAGAGGTACAGTACACAAGATGCACATCTCCCAGTCTATAGAGGTACAGTACACAAGATGCACATCTCCCAGTCTATAGAGGTACAGTACACAAGATGCACATCTCCCAGTCTATAGAGGTACAGTACACAAGATGCACATCTCCCAGTCTATAGAGGTACAGTACACAAGATGCACATCTCCCAGTCTATAGAGGTACAGTACACAAGATGCACATCTCCCAGTCTATAGAGgtacagtacacaaacaccaACTACGCAGACAGTCAAACTCTGACAGTTTCACTGtgggtgtgtactgtatgtcatgtgtgggctgtgtgtctccaggctCCGTTAACATCTCTGGACACAGCAGtgctgtctggctctctctccacacacaacgGCAACGGGGGAGGCAACATCAACATGACCGTACGCAGGGTCACGTCAGCcaagggctggggagaggtaacacacactaaTGCAAAAAGACAATATGTAGTTGCAGATTGAATACAATGACACAGACATAttgtggtctctgtgtgtgtgtgtgtgtgcaggtggaatTAGGTGCAGGAGACATACTAGGACCTCTGTTTGGGTTGAAGGTGTTCCGTAACTTGACTCCACGATGGTAAGATTTACTTGCAGTTTGCAGTTTACTAATGCAGTCTGTGTCCATAAATACACTAGTGGCTATGACAGGAAGTACAATTGTCACTGACAGGAAGCTGGATGTTCCCATTAGTTGTCCTCTATCATGTGACGTATGTATGATGTTCCCTCTATATGAATAAATACTCAGTTGTTCGCCTAGAGAAAGTTCTAGAAAGTTAACAGAATTTTCACTCATCGTCGTTTTCCTCAACAGTTGATGGACTCTACTTCCTGTTTACTCAGTCTTCCCTgctttttctttccctccatctcttcctgatCCATGCCCCTCCCGCTCTCCGCGTGGCTAGTTTCCTGACGGCTCAGTGTGGGATGCAGTTCTCTCCGCGCGGCGTGCGTCCCAGCTGTTCTCTGATGACGGCCCGCCACCTGGACCAGAACACCATGGGATACCTGCAGTGGCGCTGGGGGCCCAACAGCGCCATGACCACTAGCCTGGTCCGAGACACCAAGACCAGCCACTTCACTCTggccctgcaggtacacacacacacacacacactgacttttacaatctcacacaccaacacatttcTACACTAGAATGCCTGGATCGTAGAAAGAATAGCTGACCTGATCAGAACGATCTTTTTGCTACACTGTACCCAAATTGAATCttctcctttttcctctctctcgcttctctcttctgtcctgCAGCTGGGCGTTCCTCACACTTACCTTATGATGAGTTATCAGTACAAGCTCCAGGATGAAGACCAGACCAAGATCAAGGGCTCTATCAAGTATGTTAGGCTGCAGAAAGACTGTATTGGAATATAGACGGAATGCAGGCGTTTTAAATATTACTTTAtgtgtggttgtttgtgtgtgtgtttcaggacagGCTGGTTTGGTACAGTGGTGGAGTatggagcagagaggaagatCAGTCGCCACAGTGTCCTGGCTGCTACTGTCAGCATCGGAGTCCCACAAGGAGTCACTCTGAAGATCAGGTACTTTGTACCAACCCGTATTCTGTATGGTAGACCTATAGAGTCAAAACTAaccatgttgtgtttgtgtgtgtgtgtgtgtgtgtgtgtgtgtgtgtgtgtggacaggttGGCCAGGGCCAGTCAGACCTACCTGTTCCCCGTCCACCTGACAGACCAGCTGCTGCCCAGTGCTGCGTTCTACGCCACAGTGGGGCCCCTGCTCCTATACATGGCTGTACACAGACTGGTCATCATCCCATACACATGCGCTCAGAAGCAGGAGTGAGTACACCAGCTGCCTGGGGAATGGACTAACCCTCTATCCTGGGACAGTCTGGGTCAGGATAGAGGGCTGAGATCCTGTCCCAGGAACAGACTGTGGCCCCCTGGAGTTAGAAATGAAGCTGTTGCCACATACAGAGCCACCATAGGATTCCCCGAGctgactgatgtgtgtgtgtgtgtgggtgtgtgtgtgtgtgtcttgcagaGAGCTGGAGCTGCAGAGAAAGAGCTCTGCCACAGACATTGCCAAGAAAAAGCAGGAGGCAGAATCAGCTGTGAgttgcacacagatacacacacacacactggcccataTACAAGCTTCCCACTTCATCTGGGCGTCCCTCTAGCCCTGACTTTCTCCTTTTCCTGCCCGTCAGGTTCTACTGATGCAGGAGTCTGTGAGGAGAGTCATCGAGGCTGAGGAGTCGAAGATGGGTGAGTGGTGATCTCACATACagtagggcacacacacacatacacacacatgggggCTGAGGAAGACACACtcaccgcgtgtgtgtgtcttctcccaGGTCTGATCATCCTCAATGCCTGGTACGGAAAGTTTGTGACGGACAACAGCCAGCGGCAAGAGAGAGCTCAGGTCATCGACGTCACTGTTCCTCTGCAGTGCCTGGTCAAGGACTCCAAACTCATCCTCACGGAGGCctccaaggtgtgtgtgggtgcgtcaGTCAGTCTAGCTGTACTTCTGTGCAGGCTGATAGAGGTGTGATGTTTGTGTTCTCTCCCTGCAGGCAGGCCTGCCAGGCTTCTATGATCCATGtgtaggggaggagaagagcctCAAGCTGCTGTACCAGTTCAGAGGCGTCATGCACCAAGTCCTGTCTGCCGACATGGAGGCTCTACGAATACCCAAACAATGTCAGTACCCACCCTGTATGGACCCCCCCACCCAGCAGGGGGGGAGCTGGGTCTAGCTGGTGCTTGTATGTGCCTGCGCCTAACcctcctgtgttctctgtgtttcgCAGCTCACAGAATCGACTCAGAGTCGTAGGAGCTCTTCTTCTGTGGAGTCAACGGGGGACACGGACAAACATAGTCAAAAgaacagaagaagagagggagagagagagacagagaggagtcaAGAGAAATGCTCCCCTTCCCCCTATTTTACCATGTCATTAATGAATCCATCTTCCTTTTGagcttcatccctcctccccttccttccctctgtgAGCCAGCCTCCCCTCAGGTTACAGTGAACAGGACCACGCAGCCCTGGAGGTATGGTTCAAAGGTTAGACCCTAGAAATCTATAGACTACTGAAACGGCGCTGCTGAAGACTGGATTGCAGccataaaacatgtatttttattAATACACTACAAAATAGAATGTTTATCTCCTAGTTACGTGATGAAAATAATTACTGACAAGAACAAAATTGGCAAAATTGGGTGTTGTTGAATTTGCCATTTGCGCAATCAACAATTTCTATTTGCATTAACAAATTACCTCTTGTCTTCTCCTAGAAAGGTGCAATATTCAtcaactgtactgtacatatcaGTGAATTTTGCTACATTATATTACTAATGGTACAGTAACGTGATAGTGTAGACAACGTTACAATAACTCATGCTAGCGTTGTTAAACACACAGTAGAACTATGCATGAACTATGTTACTCAGAACTATTGAGACGATCCAGGATTGCCTGTCTGTTGGCATGGCTCAGTCAAGGCGTGAGGGActcttcatttgtgtgtgtgttatctgttCAAACTTCTCCTGCCTTGAAAGTGACTTGTCTGCTGCTTCCGTTGGATGCCAGTGTGTCTCTGCTCTGGCCTGTGGCTGCCAAGCACACTGACCTGAGGAGAGGCTGACTGGCTGCCAGACCAGCCTGTTGGTGCTGAGACTGATAGTGTTACTCCTGTGTGAGCATGGCACAGGCTAGTCTTATCCATGCAAACACTCTAGTGTTATTCATGGACACCTTGGGACCATGAAATGGTTTCTGAAATGTGTGCATACATTCATTTGTTGTGATATTATTACATTGGTATGTTTGAATTTTGTTTTGGTGATCtgatctgttgttgttgtgccaTTCCTCATCATGGTCATATGTATGAGTTTGatgttatttgtttattttataaTCTATGAATTGACCTGCTGAATTGATCTGAAACATTGTACTCCATAATAACTCTTTTATTATATTAACTAGTGAGCCTGTGCTGGTCCTtaccagactctctctcttcactctccctcttgtGGTAGGGGCAGTAAAGGGTTGTGTTGTGGCCTGTATGCACTTTCTGTTGACGTACAAACGGTTGTTAATGAATCAGAATTTATTGGTGATGAATCAGGAGTTGTTCCATTGACCTACACATTATTTTGTCTAGTGTCATTCTTACAAACCCATTAacccccccctgcacccccccctcccctttcctgtgTGATCCTATGGGACTCCACCATGGCTTCAGTCAACCCGAAGACCGATTTAGAGGCTGTCAGGTTTTAGCCACTTCTATTTTTATTGATCTCCTGAACTCTTTCCTCCTGATCTGATCGTAAGTGTTCTGACCCTGGCAGCCACTTAGTCCCCCCCCCGAGGCCAGCTGTAGCAATGCTCCTCACCGTCACATTCCTACCCACGACCAAAACACTACtgtatgggtgtgtgaggggctgggtcactctcctgtcctgtgaaaagaaacacaaaaataaagATGAGCCTGATAAATGAATCTGCCTGACTGGTCATACTTAACTAATTGATGCTAAGGGACTTGTTTAAATACAATAATTGTGGGGAAATTGTTGTAGTGGTCCAGTAAGTGCCAGTTAACGTGGGAAATCAAAAAACTTGAATTACTAAGAACTTGGTCGATCTGAGTGACTGATTGATTGGTAGGGACATGCAGAATGACAAACGCCAGTAGCAGAAACGGGATTAAAATCATCAATAACTCTTTATTTACAATAGTTTACAATACAGTTTCACAGAAACAACTTGcaccacagcacacaccacTTCTTCAACGAGGGTATTGGACAAATCAGGATCAGAATGAACCAGCTATCCTCCATGAGATACCCACTCTTAAGGTCATTGCCAAATGCACCCTCAACTGTCTGAAGACCGAGTTCAGAGGAGCAGGAAATGTGGGCTGGTtaggttggttggttgatcCTGCTTTGCAAAATCCTCCCCTAGACATAGACCCAGTGGGTGTTTTTCTACCACCTGCAGCCCAGTCATACTGTGACCAGATCTATGGCTTTCATACCAACAGAAACAACAATATGTACACAAACAGTTTGGACATAAGGTCGAAGCatgagaaacaaaaaaaaacaaaaaaagtgtgGTCAAAATTGCAACAGGTTTATGAAACAATAGAAAGAAAGCCCTGAAACTGGAGGTGTTGTTTCTGAACCTGAAACTGGAGCAAAGTGCAGCATACTGATGTGTGGAGCAGACTGATGTGTGGAGCAGACTGATGTGTGGAGCAGACTGATGTGTGGAGCAGACTGATGTGTGGAGCAGACTGATGTGTGGAGCAGACTGATGTGTGGAGCAGACTGATGTGTGGAGCAGACTGATGTGTGGAGCAGACTGGGGCGGCCTGGCCCTGCACAGTCCCAACACTGGTCTTGTTGGATGGGTTCGTTGGTCCATGTCTTCGACACGGCTTGTCTGAGGACGGAGAAGCCGGCTAGATCTCACCCTAGCAGCAGGGATCAAACACTCCTGCACACTCAGCatccaccaaacacacacacacacttgcatgcatAGTACTCAACCAGACCTACGACCTACATCCTATATATGCTTTGATATAGTCAGCCATTTTAAACCCAGAAACAAACAATTGCACCAAAGATTAACAAATGTGTACAAGTGAAAGGCATTCCCTGGTGCATTAAATGCACCAAGTTAGATAATGGTGGTCAATGTGTTCTCATTGACTCATGATCAAACTAATACTGAGCTATGAGCCCATCTTGGTTTCACTTGAATGCGTCGGCGAACTTCAATGGCAACAGAAACGTGACTATGATTTTTCTTGCGTCATGGAGCCATGAATATTTGAAGACTCACTAACACAGGGGCGTATGTTGGAGAGGGCTTGAGGAGGAAGGGGACTGTCCTCACGAGAGCCTGGGATGCCAGACGTGGCTTATTCACAGACATGAATTAGTCTGGAACCTCTCTGCCCATTTTTCAATATCCAAGAGGCGTTATTAAGGGGTGCAGACCCCATTTGTATAGAATTTAAGAGCTACAACCAATCAGGGCAACAAAACGCCACCTTGGTTGTTTATGAAAATGCCTCAATGGTGCTCCTCTGTACAGTACCGTAATTAAACCCGCCCCATAGCAGATACACAGGTTTGTGATTGGCCTGGCACTTTTCATGCCGgagggaaatctgtttgaatGGGAGGATGGCCATCAGCTCACTGATGCTGAAAATAATAACTGAGTCATATACTTGCTGGCCCCAACTTAAATTATAGTTTTATAGGGTTACACATTGGCCTATCGTATAGCACCATTCTGAAGCACTGTTAATTGTGAAAAAATGATAATTCTACCCTCTTCTAAAAACATAAACATCATATTATCCCATACAGACCGACTGTTGTAGTCTTCAGACTGAAGACCAGGCTCggacacagacaggcatacCTATTCTTGGGGAAGAGGGGTCACATACACGGAAAAGTGCTAAATGTCTCGTTTACGAGTCCCCCAGCATGCACCATGGTGGGTGGCAGTAGTCATGGCGTTCTCTCTGGCAGTTTGACATTTAAAATAATGCTCCAGTGTTCATAGGAGCCTTGTTGGGTGCGTTTCTGGCCAAGGTCCACCTTGCTGTTACACTAACTATGGACAGACAGCCATTCAGTGATTGCCTTACGCACAAAGTCTGGAGGGAAACACAAACTAACTGAACAGTTTTAAAATAGCACTCTGTTGTTTTAAGACAACACAGGAACGGTCCAGCCAGTGTTTGCAGGGTGCAAGGGTTAGGGGATCACCCTTGAGATTGGGGCTACCCTGGAGTCAGAGCTTTGGGCTGTGAGTAGACTG containing:
- the dnajc11b gene encoding dnaJ homolog subfamily C member 11, which encodes MATSLDDDLELDNEDYYSLLNVRKEATQEELKASYRRLCMLYHPDKHRDPQLKQQAEQLFNQVHQAYEVLSDPQSRAIYDIFGKKGLEVEGWEVVERKRTPAEIREEYERLQKEREERRLQQRTNPKGTISVGVDATDLFDRYDEDFEEAPGGGFPHIEINKMHISQSIEAPLTSLDTAVLSGSLSTHNGNGGGNINMTVRRVTSAKGWGEVELGAGDILGPLFGLKVFRNLTPRCFLTAQCGMQFSPRGVRPSCSLMTARHLDQNTMGYLQWRWGPNSAMTTSLVRDTKTSHFTLALQLGVPHTYLMMSYQYKLQDEDQTKIKGSIKTGWFGTVVEYGAERKISRHSVLAATVSIGVPQGVTLKIRLARASQTYLFPVHLTDQLLPSAAFYATVGPLLLYMAVHRLVIIPYTCAQKQEELELQRKSSATDIAKKKQEAESAVLLMQESVRRVIEAEESKMGLIILNAWYGKFVTDNSQRQERAQVIDVTVPLQCLVKDSKLILTEASKAGLPGFYDPCVGEEKSLKLLYQFRGVMHQVLSADMEALRIPKQSHRIDSES